In a genomic window of Quercus lobata isolate SW786 chromosome 4, ValleyOak3.0 Primary Assembly, whole genome shotgun sequence:
- the LOC115985713 gene encoding uncharacterized protein LOC115985713 translates to MSVARLPAESNNLKPKRARMEIRPVLGFSNEDKIGTIQPHDDALVVTLRIGGYDVKRVLVDQGSTVEVMYPDLYKGLGLKPEDLTTYNSPLISFKGKTVIPKGQIRLPIQTGSEVVEINFIVVDAYSPYMAIMARPWLHALEAVSSTLHQKVKYPSRGHVEEIVGNQPVARQCLVATISRQHKTSSSATAERDL, encoded by the coding sequence ATGTCCGTAGCTCGGCTTCCTGCTGAGAGCAATAATCTGAAGCCTAAAAGAGCTAGAATGGAAATCCGACCAGTTCTGGGCTTCTCGAATGAGGACAAGATCGGAACCATTcaaccccatgatgatgctctgGTGGTCACACTTAGGATAggagggtatgatgtgaagagagtgTTAGTAGACCAGGGTAGCACTGTCGAGGTCATGTACCCCGACCTGTACAAGGGGCTGGGGTTAAAACCTGAGGACCTGACAACCTACAATTCCCCTCTGATTAGTTTCAAGGGGAAGACTGTTATTCCAAAGGGTCAGAtcagactacccatacagactggtTCGGAAGTGGTGGAGATAAACTTCATCGTGGTGGATGCCTATTCCCCCTACATGGCTATTATGGCCAGACCCTGGCTCCATGCTCTAGAAGCCGTTTCATCCACCCTGCACCAGAAAGTGAAATACCCCTCAAGGGGCCACGTCGAAGAAATTGTAGGGAATCAACCTGTGGCTCGGCAATGCCTTGTGGCCACCATCTCACGGCAACACAAAACTAGCTCCTCGGCTACTGCCGAAAGGGACTTATAG
- the LOC115985711 gene encoding MAP7 domain-containing protein 1-like — MEGQPGKSAPAKTIPSQAPSLPARSPPPAPRHPPRSSPQPSPPSAAEQKKRREQRGKEVADASKSRPTREEDVQRAAKQQKTKHPATRAKRNLIPHILSHKRGYQLLYSAEEQAKLLCEANAELKKTQEQVLVLKKHLEETQKLREQTKKLKEQAEKARINSEQAMNEAEQRGYEIGIAEIEKALRAEVPEVCRIYYARTWSEALNRAGVEASSELCRPENVYYPEDIRPLAPQPYQADTPSQVINLNEEVLPRNSPPRGQPGSIEAGLAPLGASPNKSTTASEAETAS, encoded by the exons ATGGAAGGTCAACCGGGGAAGTCTGCACCCGCCAAAACAATACCATCCCAGGCTCcatctcttccagccaggtctcctcctccagcTCCTCGCCACCCTCCTCGATCATCTCCACAACCATCGCCACCCAGTGCTGCCGAACAGAAAAAACGCAGGGAACAGAGGGGCAAGGAGGTGGCAGATGCGAGCAAGTCTCgtcccactcgagaggaggatgtccaacgagctgcaaagcagcaaaaaacTAAGCACCCCGCTACACGGGCCAAGAGAAATCTGATTCCCCACATCCTGAGTCACAAGCGTGGCTACCAGCTCCTATACTCG gccgaggaacaagcAAAGCTTCTGTGCGAGGCGAATGCCGAGCTAAAaaagactcaggagcaagttcttgttcttaagaagcatctagaGGAAACTCAGAAGCTAAGGGAGCAAACTAAAAAGctcaaagaacaagccgagaaagcgagaatcAACTCCGAACAGGCAATgaatgaagccgagcagaggggctacgaAATTGGGATAGCTGAAATTGAGAAAGCTTTAAGAGCCGAGGTTCCGGAGGTGTGCCGCATCTACTACGCGAGAAcctggagcgaggctcttaaccgtgctggggttgaagcctcatctgagcTATGTAGGCCAGAGAACGTATATTACCCGGAAGATATACGCCCCTTAGCTCCTCAACCCTATCAGGCTGATACTCCTTCTCAAGTTATTAACCTTAACGAGGAGGTTTTGCCTCGCAATTCCCCTCCTCGCGGCCAACCGGGATCGATTGAAGCGGGACTAGCCCCTCTAGGAGCTTCCCCAAACAAATCCACCACTGCTTCGGAGGCAGAGACGGCCTCATAG